One Paucidesulfovibrio longus DSM 6739 genomic window carries:
- a CDS encoding uracil-xanthine permease family protein, with amino-acid sequence MSNVHSTEYNFRLKDGILGAQMLFVAFGALVLVPLLVGMDPNVALFTAGAGTLLFQVVTKGKVPVFLASSFAFIAPIGYGVKEWGIEGTLCGLFAAGLLYVILSLIIRWRGNAALARILPPVVTGPVIMVIGLFLAPVAVNMSMGLGGDASIVLAVPKAAAICAVVALLTTILVSLLGKGWFKLVPILCGILAGYGTAVLLDATGFTASALAQFTAERAAKEAAGATLLFSVAGDHLVNLSSLKDAPWFAVPNFSFPSWSNWNWAAVLYIVPVAIAPSIEHFGDVLAISGITGKDYVKDPGIKNTLLGDGLATSLAALLGGPPNTTYSEVSGAVALTRAFNPAIMTWAAISAVLLAFVGKLGGLLQTVPTPVMGGIMVLLFGAITTIGINTLVRAGHDLMLPRNMAIVGIILVVGIGGLTVPLSGPINAIADIFGADISIGQLQMGGIGLAGIVGVLLNLVLPCKDCNE; translated from the coding sequence ATGAGCAACGTTCATTCGACTGAGTACAATTTCCGATTGAAAGACGGGATTCTCGGCGCGCAGATGCTGTTTGTGGCTTTCGGCGCGCTGGTTCTCGTGCCCCTGCTGGTGGGCATGGACCCGAACGTGGCCCTGTTCACCGCCGGAGCAGGCACGCTGCTGTTCCAGGTCGTCACCAAGGGCAAGGTGCCCGTGTTCCTGGCCTCGTCCTTCGCCTTCATCGCGCCCATCGGCTACGGCGTGAAGGAATGGGGCATCGAGGGCACGCTCTGCGGCCTCTTCGCCGCAGGCCTGCTCTACGTTATCCTGAGCCTGATCATCCGCTGGCGCGGCAACGCGGCCCTGGCCCGCATCCTGCCCCCGGTGGTCACCGGCCCGGTGATCATGGTCATCGGCCTGTTCCTGGCCCCGGTGGCCGTGAACATGTCCATGGGCCTGGGCGGCGACGCCAGCATCGTGCTGGCCGTGCCCAAGGCCGCGGCCATCTGCGCCGTGGTCGCCCTGCTGACCACCATCCTCGTCTCCCTGCTGGGCAAGGGCTGGTTCAAGCTCGTGCCCATCCTCTGCGGCATCCTCGCGGGCTACGGCACGGCCGTGCTTCTGGACGCCACGGGCTTCACCGCTTCGGCCCTGGCCCAGTTCACCGCCGAGCGCGCGGCCAAGGAGGCCGCCGGAGCCACCCTGCTCTTCAGCGTGGCCGGCGACCATCTCGTGAACCTCAGCTCCCTCAAGGACGCCCCCTGGTTCGCCGTTCCGAACTTCTCCTTCCCCAGCTGGAGCAACTGGAACTGGGCCGCCGTGCTCTACATCGTGCCCGTGGCCATCGCCCCGTCCATCGAGCACTTCGGCGACGTGCTGGCCATCAGCGGCATCACGGGCAAGGACTACGTCAAGGATCCCGGCATCAAGAACACCCTGCTCGGCGACGGCCTGGCCACCTCTCTGGCGGCCCTGCTCGGCGGTCCTCCGAACACCACCTACTCCGAGGTTTCCGGCGCCGTGGCCCTGACCCGCGCGTTCAACCCCGCGATCATGACCTGGGCCGCCATCTCCGCCGTGCTCCTGGCCTTCGTGGGCAAGCTCGGCGGCCTGCTCCAGACCGTGCCCACCCCGGTCATGGGCGGCATCATGGTCCTGCTCTTCGGCGCCATCACCACCATCGGCATCAACACCCTGGTCCGGGCCGGACACGACCTCATGCTGCCGCGCAACATGGCCATCGTGGGCATCATCCTCGTGGTCGGCATCGGCGGGCTGACCGTGCCCCTGAGCGGCCCGATCAACGCCATCGCCGACATCTTCGGCGCGGACATCAGCATCGGCCAGCTCCAGATGGGCGGCATCGGCCTCGCGGGCATCGTGGGCGTGCTGCTGAACCTGGTTCTGCCCTGCAAGGACTGCAACGAATAG
- the upp gene encoding uracil phosphoribosyltransferase, with product MSVTVVDHPLIRHKLGLLRTSDISTSKFRALAIEITRLLTYEATKDLQTESTKIMSWAGEIEVETISGKMITVVPILRAGLGMMDGVIDMVPGAKVSVVGFYRNEETLEPVQYYVKLAKNIDQRLAFILDPMLATGGTLMATIKLLKEAGCPSIRGLFLVAAPEGIARLEREHPDVDIYVAAIDEKLNDVGYILPGLGDAGDKIFGTK from the coding sequence GTGTCTGTAACCGTCGTGGATCATCCGCTGATCCGGCACAAGCTGGGGCTCCTGCGCACGTCCGACATCAGCACCAGCAAATTCCGGGCGCTCGCCATCGAAATCACTCGTCTGCTGACCTACGAGGCCACCAAGGACTTGCAGACCGAGTCCACCAAGATCATGAGCTGGGCCGGTGAAATCGAGGTCGAAACCATTTCCGGCAAGATGATCACCGTCGTGCCCATTCTGCGGGCCGGTCTGGGCATGATGGACGGCGTGATCGACATGGTTCCCGGCGCCAAGGTCAGCGTCGTGGGCTTTTACCGCAACGAGGAAACCCTGGAGCCCGTGCAGTACTACGTCAAGCTGGCCAAGAACATCGACCAGCGCCTGGCCTTCATTCTCGACCCCATGCTGGCCACCGGCGGCACGCTCATGGCCACCATCAAGCTGCTCAAGGAAGCGGGCTGCCCCAGCATCCGGGGCCTGTTCCTCGTGGCCGCGCCCGAAGGCATCGCCCGTCTGGAACGCGAGCACCCGGACGTGGACATCTACGTGGCGGCCATCGACGAAAAGCTGAACGACGTCGGGTACATTCTTCCGGGCCTCGGCGACGCCGGGGACAAAATCTTCGGCACCAAATAG
- a CDS encoding dephospho-CoA kinase has product MKNRNDESASAAEIFGAGWRRRVAPEDGGLRLDRYWARELEEEGVSRGKVQDWIKLGLALVDGMAVSKPNQTLLPGQELELRGKAPACGTLAEAGPLEVLHEDAQVIVLNKPAGLTTHPAPGEPEGTLVNRLLARWPDMDPAKSGMDPVRPGIVHRLDKDTSGLIIAVRTEAARLLLAADFAARSVDKLYLALVHGVPEPRKGEIDLPIGRDPRNKTKMAVAEKGGREARSSYETLWVAPGMKASLVAVRIHTGRTHQVRVHMAAIGCPLLGDATYGARQAAEWSAAGEPEAARQMLHAYALRFTHPITGKLLFFRQDPPEDFQNLLAALARSGLRVGLVGPPGCGKSTLLGLLAEAGLPTFSADAAVAELYAPGGDGADLIGRRFGTQYLHAAGGVDKAALFAAMRESGQILREVMELVHPLVRHRAESFFRRHAAQVAVAEVPLLLEGGWHESGVVDCVVGVFCPDERRRGAFREARGLDPDTLAVFDSWQWPPDRKRAFCALCVENDAGLAELRSEAARVSASLEEMRSRRGAEALERAGQAMLIVAERLKEAPE; this is encoded by the coding sequence ATGAAAAACAGGAATGACGAAAGCGCCTCGGCGGCGGAGATTTTCGGGGCGGGCTGGCGGCGAAGGGTCGCGCCGGAAGACGGCGGTCTGCGGCTGGACCGTTACTGGGCCAGGGAGCTGGAAGAGGAGGGGGTTTCGCGCGGCAAGGTCCAGGACTGGATCAAGCTCGGTCTCGCCCTCGTGGACGGCATGGCCGTGAGCAAGCCCAACCAGACCCTGCTGCCCGGCCAGGAGCTGGAACTGCGGGGCAAGGCTCCCGCCTGCGGAACCCTTGCCGAGGCAGGCCCCCTGGAGGTGCTCCACGAGGACGCCCAGGTGATCGTCCTGAACAAGCCCGCCGGGCTGACCACGCATCCCGCTCCGGGCGAGCCGGAGGGCACGCTGGTCAATCGTCTCCTGGCGCGCTGGCCCGACATGGACCCGGCGAAATCCGGCATGGACCCGGTGCGGCCCGGCATCGTGCATCGGCTGGACAAGGACACCTCCGGCCTGATCATCGCGGTCCGCACCGAGGCGGCCCGGCTTCTGCTCGCAGCGGACTTCGCCGCCCGCAGCGTTGACAAGCTCTACCTCGCCCTGGTGCACGGCGTCCCCGAACCCCGCAAGGGCGAAATCGACCTGCCCATAGGCCGCGACCCGCGCAACAAGACGAAGATGGCCGTGGCCGAGAAAGGCGGAAGAGAGGCGCGCAGCAGCTACGAGACGCTCTGGGTCGCTCCGGGCATGAAGGCGTCCCTGGTGGCCGTGCGCATCCACACGGGCCGCACGCATCAGGTCCGCGTGCACATGGCGGCTATCGGTTGTCCGCTCCTGGGCGACGCCACCTACGGCGCGCGGCAGGCCGCGGAATGGTCGGCGGCGGGCGAGCCCGAAGCGGCCAGACAGATGCTCCACGCCTACGCCCTGCGCTTCACGCATCCGATCACGGGGAAGCTGCTCTTTTTTCGGCAGGATCCTCCCGAAGACTTCCAGAACCTGCTCGCGGCCCTGGCCCGGAGCGGGCTGCGCGTCGGACTGGTGGGGCCTCCGGGCTGCGGCAAGTCCACGCTGCTGGGGCTGCTGGCCGAGGCGGGGCTGCCGACCTTCAGCGCGGACGCGGCCGTGGCCGAGCTTTACGCGCCCGGCGGGGACGGAGCCGACCTCATCGGCAGGCGTTTCGGCACGCAGTATCTTCACGCGGCAGGCGGCGTGGACAAGGCCGCGCTTTTCGCGGCCATGCGCGAATCCGGGCAGATCCTGCGCGAGGTCATGGAACTGGTGCATCCCCTGGTGCGCCACAGGGCCGAATCGTTCTTTCGCCGCCACGCGGCACAGGTGGCCGTGGCCGAGGTTCCGCTGCTGCTGGAGGGCGGCTGGCACGAGAGCGGCGTCGTGGACTGCGTGGTCGGCGTGTTCTGCCCGGACGAACGACGCCGGGGCGCTTTCCGCGAGGCGCGCGGGCTCGACCCGGATACGCTGGCCGTGTTCGATTCCTGGCAGTGGCCCCCGGACCGCAAGCGGGCCTTCTGCGCCCTGTGCGTGGAGAACGACGCCGGGCTGGCAGAGCTGCGCAGCGAGGCGGCCCGCGTTTCCGCGAGCCTGGAGGAGATGCGTTCGCGGCGCGGGGCCGAGGCCCTGGAACGGGCCGGGCAGGCCATGCTTATCGTGGCCGAAAGGCTGAAAGAGGCGCCTGAGTGA
- a CDS encoding rhomboid family intramembrane serine protease, with the protein MIPLYDNVPRVHPPYAVLGIIILNVLAFLYELSLPPQDQMLFFHLFGVVPARFSDPQWAMHAGYPDATLWPLFTYMFLHGGWLHLIMNMWMLWIFADNIEDVTGHWRFVGFYLCCGLVAVALHVLFNQDSPLPIVGASGAIAGTLGAYLVLYPHGRVATLVLIFIFYFRASLFLVVWFALQIVSGIEQGSAGQIAGVAWWAHVGGFVAGMVLIRVFRLKDRCYYCYDARLRRYDLAD; encoded by the coding sequence GTGATTCCGCTGTACGACAACGTCCCCCGCGTGCATCCGCCTTACGCGGTGCTTGGGATCATCATTCTGAACGTTCTGGCGTTTCTTTATGAACTCAGCCTGCCGCCGCAGGACCAGATGCTGTTCTTCCACCTCTTCGGGGTGGTGCCGGCGCGGTTCAGCGATCCGCAGTGGGCCATGCACGCCGGGTATCCCGACGCCACGCTCTGGCCCCTTTTCACCTACATGTTCCTGCACGGCGGCTGGCTGCATCTGATCATGAACATGTGGATGCTTTGGATTTTCGCGGACAACATTGAGGACGTGACCGGGCATTGGCGGTTCGTGGGCTTCTATCTCTGCTGCGGGCTGGTGGCCGTGGCCCTGCACGTGCTCTTCAACCAGGACTCGCCGCTGCCCATCGTCGGCGCGTCCGGGGCCATCGCCGGGACGCTCGGCGCGTATCTCGTGCTGTATCCGCACGGCCGGGTGGCCACCCTGGTGCTCATCTTCATTTTTTATTTCCGGGCCTCTCTGTTTCTGGTCGTCTGGTTCGCGTTGCAGATCGTCTCCGGCATCGAGCAGGGCTCCGCCGGCCAGATCGCGGGCGTGGCCTGGTGGGCCCATGTGGGCGGTTTCGTGGCGGGCATGGTCCTGATCCGCGTGTTTCGCCTCAAGGATCGCTGCTACTACTGCTACGACGCCCGCCTTCGCCGATACGACCTGGCCGATTGA
- a CDS encoding substrate-binding periplasmic protein: MVQSVMLKTSPFYRACALLLALGLSLVFAAGAAAASAGTGRTLRVVALEAPPLCMQGPDGKAEGLLVDIVREALRRAGYGAEFEILPWKRCLETTRNGEADAVFYAGYSRERAKYLYFPMEQLFEEQTVFWRRAGSPAQLAPDYSNARRFTVAAGIGYRYGGRLDGALAEGLFRHVERISDWERGAWMLLNGRVDFFLADRLPALHLLRVQGLTDRIEPLRDAQGQVMIWSRSPTYLCFSRASTTRKDVRAFDAALSALKQDGTYERLLSAPR, encoded by the coding sequence TTGGTACAAAGCGTGATGCTCAAGACTTCGCCTTTCTATCGTGCTTGTGCGCTGCTGCTGGCCCTTGGGCTTTCTCTCGTCTTCGCAGCCGGAGCGGCGGCGGCGTCCGCAGGGACCGGGCGCACCCTGCGCGTTGTGGCCCTGGAGGCCCCGCCCTTGTGCATGCAGGGGCCGGACGGAAAAGCCGAAGGCCTGCTCGTGGACATCGTTCGAGAAGCCCTGCGCCGCGCCGGATATGGCGCGGAATTCGAGATCCTGCCCTGGAAGCGCTGCCTGGAAACGACCCGCAACGGCGAGGCCGACGCGGTTTTTTACGCCGGGTACAGTCGGGAACGCGCAAAATACCTCTACTTCCCCATGGAACAGCTTTTCGAGGAGCAGACCGTGTTCTGGCGTCGGGCCGGGAGCCCGGCGCAGCTTGCTCCGGACTATTCCAATGCACGGCGCTTCACCGTAGCCGCCGGGATAGGCTATCGTTACGGAGGCCGGTTGGACGGCGCTCTTGCCGAGGGGCTTTTTCGGCATGTGGAGCGCATTTCCGACTGGGAACGCGGCGCCTGGATGCTGTTGAACGGACGGGTGGATTTTTTTCTCGCCGACCGTCTGCCCGCGCTGCATCTCCTGCGCGTGCAAGGGCTGACGGACCGCATTGAGCCGCTGCGCGACGCCCAAGGGCAGGTCATGATCTGGAGCCGCTCGCCCACGTATCTCTGCTTTTCCCGCGCGAGCACGACCCGGAAAGACGTGCGCGCGTTCGACGCGGCCTTGAGCGCCCTCAAGCAGGACGGCACGTATGAAAGATTGCTGTCCGCACCCCGCTGA
- a CDS encoding DnaJ C-terminal domain-containing protein — protein sequence MAVEYKDYYQTLGVSKTADKDEISKAFKKLARKCHPDLNPNDKSAEARFKEINEAYEVLKDPEKRKLYDQLGPNWDQYQQGGFQRPPGFENVQFDFGAGGGGFSDFFETIFGGGFQGGGGFGGGFPGGGYRQEGFGGRQGYQRRPRRGADSEAVYEITLEEAYRGGQKTITLQEQGGPGVAAGQSKTLDVKLPSGVKDGQRIRLSGQGNPGMGGGPAGDLYLKIRILPHHLYSLSDSNILLDLPLAPWEAALGAKVRVPTLDGPVEMNIPAGMASGRKLRVRGRGLGCGAKKGDQIVRIVIATPKQLTDEERELWEKLATISDFEPRPY from the coding sequence ATGGCCGTTGAATACAAGGACTACTACCAGACGCTCGGAGTTTCCAAGACCGCCGACAAGGATGAGATTTCCAAGGCGTTCAAAAAGCTCGCCAGGAAATGTCACCCCGACCTGAACCCCAACGACAAGAGCGCGGAAGCCCGGTTCAAGGAGATCAACGAGGCCTACGAGGTGCTCAAGGATCCGGAAAAGCGCAAGCTCTACGACCAGCTCGGCCCCAATTGGGACCAGTATCAGCAGGGAGGCTTCCAGCGTCCTCCGGGCTTCGAGAACGTGCAGTTCGACTTCGGCGCGGGCGGCGGCGGTTTCAGCGATTTCTTCGAGACGATTTTCGGCGGCGGCTTCCAGGGTGGCGGCGGCTTCGGCGGCGGCTTTCCGGGCGGCGGCTACCGGCAGGAGGGCTTTGGCGGGCGACAGGGCTACCAGCGTCGGCCCCGGCGCGGCGCGGACTCCGAGGCCGTCTATGAAATCACGCTGGAAGAGGCCTACCGAGGCGGGCAGAAGACCATCACCCTCCAGGAGCAGGGCGGTCCGGGCGTGGCCGCCGGACAGAGCAAGACCCTGGACGTCAAGCTCCCGTCGGGCGTCAAGGACGGCCAGCGCATCCGGCTCTCCGGCCAGGGCAACCCCGGCATGGGGGGCGGTCCCGCGGGCGACCTCTACCTGAAGATCCGCATCCTGCCGCACCATCTCTACAGTCTTTCGGACAGCAACATCCTTCTCGACCTGCCCCTGGCTCCGTGGGAGGCCGCGCTCGGCGCCAAGGTCCGCGTGCCCACCCTGGACGGCCCCGTGGAAATGAACATCCCCGCGGGCATGGCCTCCGGCAGGAAGCTGCGCGTCCGCGGGCGCGGACTGGGCTGCGGGGCGAAAAAGGGCGACCAGATCGTCCGCATCGTCATCGCCACGCCCAAGCAGCTCACGGACGAGGAACGGGAACTCTGGGAAAAGCTGGCCACGATCTCCGATTTCGAGCCACGGCCCTACTAG
- a CDS encoding chaperone modulator CbpM: MTTKRLQEILCRVQRPNLPERSELVAWAQLVEITRIEPSHVSELLELGWISPVKTNAEEYLFRLRDVYRIQKLMRLCRDLEVSLMGGSIIVDLLERIEQLESELEQARRLG; this comes from the coding sequence ATGACCACCAAACGCCTTCAGGAAATTCTCTGCCGGGTCCAGCGGCCCAATCTGCCGGAACGCTCCGAGCTGGTCGCCTGGGCCCAGCTTGTGGAAATCACGCGTATCGAACCGAGCCACGTTTCGGAGCTTCTGGAGCTGGGCTGGATCAGCCCGGTAAAGACCAACGCCGAGGAGTATCTCTTCCGCCTGCGCGACGTGTACCGCATCCAGAAGCTGATGCGCCTCTGCCGCGACCTGGAGGTTTCCCTCATGGGCGGCAGCATCATCGTGGATTTGCTGGAGCGCATCGAGCAGCTGGAAAGCGAACTGGAACAGGCCCGACGCCTGGGCTGA
- the clpB gene encoding ATP-dependent chaperone ClpB, whose product MDLNKLTQKTQEAITQAQSLAVKQGHQQIDVEHLLYALVMQDDGLVPKILKKVDVDAAAYAKAVEAEIGKMPRVSGPGARPDQVVVTHRLNSVLVRADEIRQRMQDEFVSVEHVFLAVLDESASTGAGRVNKQFGVNRDAVFAALTKLRGNQRVTSDNPEASYEALNKYGRDLVDEARKGKLDPVIGRDAEIRRAIRILSRRTKNNPVLIGEAGVGKTAIVEGLAQRIVKQDVPEGLKDKTIFALDMGTLVAGAKYRGEFEERLKAVLKEVQTSEGRVIMFIDEIHTIVGAGKTEGAMDAGNLLKPMLARGELHCIGATTTDEYRKYIEKDPALERRFQTVMVNEPSVEDTISILRGLRERFEVHHGVRISDGAVVEAAVLSDRYISDRQLPDKAIDLIDEAAALIRTEIDSQPEELDRINRQVLQLEIEREALKREMDQPSRDRLVKLEDELSGLRLEQDELQSQWEREKGSIEGLRRIKEEIEQVRLQIEEAERVLDYNRAAELRYGKLNSLEKQLAGADAAMDEEGKPRLVKEEVGPDDVAEIISRWTGIPLSRLMEGEREKLLKLGDVLHERVVGQDKAVTAVTEAVLRARAGLKDPRRPIGSFIFLGPTGVGKTELCKTLAAALFDTEDNMIRIDMSEYMEKHTVARLIGAPPGYVGYDEGGQLTEAVRRKPYSVILFDEIEKAHHDVFNVLLQVLDDGRLTDSHGRTVDFKNTIVIMTSNIGAPRLLEGIDYERGGFKPGVEDAVMGELRQHFRPEFLNRVDETVIFSPLSTEQLGVIVELLLKGLSERLADRKITLSLTDAARKFIAEAAYDPIYGARPLKRYIQAHVETPLAKLLIGGKLGDGDSVAVDEQDGELVFN is encoded by the coding sequence ATGGACCTCAACAAGCTGACCCAGAAAACCCAGGAAGCCATCACCCAGGCGCAGTCCCTGGCCGTGAAGCAGGGCCATCAGCAGATCGACGTGGAGCACCTGCTCTACGCCCTGGTGATGCAGGACGACGGGCTCGTGCCCAAAATTTTGAAGAAGGTGGACGTGGACGCCGCGGCCTACGCCAAGGCCGTGGAAGCGGAAATCGGAAAGATGCCCAGGGTGTCCGGCCCCGGAGCCCGGCCCGACCAGGTCGTGGTCACGCATCGGCTGAATTCCGTGCTGGTGCGGGCGGACGAGATTCGCCAGCGCATGCAGGACGAGTTCGTCAGCGTGGAGCACGTCTTTCTTGCCGTGCTCGACGAGTCCGCCTCCACGGGCGCGGGCCGCGTGAACAAGCAGTTCGGCGTGAACCGCGACGCGGTCTTCGCCGCCCTGACCAAGCTGCGCGGCAACCAGCGCGTGACCTCGGACAATCCGGAAGCCTCCTACGAGGCCCTGAACAAATACGGACGCGACCTTGTTGACGAGGCCCGCAAGGGCAAGCTCGACCCGGTCATCGGCCGGGACGCGGAAATCCGCCGGGCCATCCGCATTCTTTCGCGCCGGACAAAGAACAATCCCGTGCTCATCGGCGAGGCGGGCGTGGGCAAGACCGCCATCGTGGAGGGGCTGGCCCAGCGCATCGTCAAGCAGGACGTGCCCGAAGGGCTCAAGGACAAGACCATCTTCGCCCTGGACATGGGCACGCTCGTGGCGGGCGCCAAGTATCGCGGCGAGTTCGAGGAACGGCTCAAGGCCGTGCTCAAGGAGGTCCAGACCTCCGAGGGCCGCGTGATCATGTTCATCGACGAGATCCACACCATCGTGGGCGCGGGCAAGACCGAAGGCGCCATGGACGCGGGCAACCTGCTCAAGCCCATGCTGGCGCGCGGCGAGCTGCACTGCATCGGCGCGACCACCACGGACGAGTACCGCAAGTACATCGAAAAGGATCCGGCCCTGGAGCGCCGCTTCCAGACCGTGATGGTCAACGAGCCGAGCGTCGAGGACACCATTTCCATCCTGCGCGGGCTTCGGGAGCGGTTTGAAGTGCACCACGGCGTGCGCATCTCCGACGGTGCGGTGGTCGAGGCCGCTGTGCTCTCGGACCGCTACATCTCGGACCGCCAGCTTCCGGACAAGGCCATCGACCTCATCGACGAGGCCGCGGCCCTGATCCGCACGGAGATCGACTCCCAGCCGGAAGAGCTGGACCGCATCAACCGGCAGGTGCTGCAACTGGAAATCGAGCGCGAGGCCCTGAAGAGGGAGATGGACCAGCCCTCCCGCGACAGGCTGGTCAAGCTGGAGGACGAGCTTTCCGGACTGCGCCTGGAGCAGGACGAGCTTCAGTCCCAATGGGAGCGGGAAAAGGGTTCCATCGAAGGCTTGCGCCGCATCAAGGAGGAAATCGAGCAGGTCCGGCTTCAGATCGAGGAAGCCGAGCGCGTGCTCGACTACAACCGTGCGGCCGAATTGCGCTACGGCAAGCTGAACTCCCTGGAGAAGCAGCTCGCCGGGGCGGACGCGGCCATGGACGAGGAGGGCAAGCCCCGACTGGTCAAGGAGGAGGTCGGCCCGGACGACGTGGCCGAGATCATCTCCCGCTGGACCGGCATCCCCCTCTCCCGGCTCATGGAAGGCGAGCGGGAAAAGCTGCTGAAGCTGGGGGACGTGCTCCACGAGCGCGTCGTCGGCCAGGACAAGGCCGTGACCGCCGTGACCGAAGCCGTGCTGCGCGCCCGCGCCGGACTCAAGGATCCGCGCCGGCCCATCGGCTCGTTCATCTTCCTCGGCCCCACGGGCGTGGGCAAGACCGAGCTGTGCAAGACCCTGGCCGCGGCCCTGTTCGACACCGAGGACAACATGATCCGCATCGACATGTCCGAGTACATGGAGAAGCACACGGTGGCGCGGCTCATCGGCGCGCCTCCGGGCTACGTCGGCTACGACGAGGGCGGCCAGCTCACCGAGGCCGTGCGCCGCAAGCCATACTCGGTGATCCTCTTCGACGAGATCGAAAAGGCGCATCACGACGTCTTCAACGTGCTGCTCCAGGTGCTCGACGACGGGCGGCTCACGGATTCGCACGGACGCACCGTGGACTTCAAGAACACCATCGTGATCATGACGTCCAACATCGGCGCGCCCCGTCTGCTCGAAGGCATCGACTACGAGCGCGGCGGGTTCAAGCCCGGAGTGGAGGATGCGGTCATGGGCGAGCTGCGCCAGCACTTCCGGCCCGAATTCCTCAACCGCGTGGACGAGACCGTGATTTTCTCGCCCCTGAGCACCGAACAGCTCGGCGTCATCGTGGAACTGCTCCTCAAGGGGCTTTCGGAACGGCTGGCCGACCGCAAGATCACGCTCAGCCTCACGGACGCGGCCCGCAAGTTCATCGCCGAGGCGGCCTACGACCCGATCTACGGCGCGCGCCCGCTGAAGCGGTACATCCAAGCCCACGTGGAGACCCCCCTGGCCAAGCTGCTCATCGGCGGCAAGCTGGGCGACGGGGACAGCGTGGCCGTGGACGAGCAGGACGGCGAACTGGTCTTCAACTGA
- a CDS encoding aminopeptidase encodes MSRITSTDLENYAEVLTWAMRTSRAEKLHNGDAVVVRFDYPAIRLAEALYTRLVDEHLNPVLRLLPTPLMEGEHYLNSSFGQLVFQEPGEVELYAGCAGVITVYSPLELTHLAGIDPRTIQEGRRARRAVFEVMERRRRSGRLGWTSCVLPSPALANAAGLSLDEYEERWLRACWLNMPSPVKEWRRIREELSEISSWLDSLDMESVHVQAANVDLTFAPGDNRRFRGMLGTNVPGSEVFISPDCRSVRGRFWSDLPSVELGRVVLGARLDFEGGVAVRAEAQTNAQFLQQRLYADAGARKVGEFALTDRRFSRVDRFMAHTILDENHAGEHGSCHIALGASIPATFSGPQEILTPEMELALGFNSSGVHWDLVNTEDKLVTAKTADGSEVVIYEDGEFRR; translated from the coding sequence ATGAGCAGAATCACGAGCACGGATCTGGAAAACTATGCCGAGGTGCTGACCTGGGCCATGCGCACCTCGCGCGCCGAGAAGCTGCACAACGGCGACGCCGTGGTGGTGCGCTTCGACTATCCGGCCATCCGGCTCGCCGAGGCGCTGTACACCAGGCTCGTGGACGAACATCTCAATCCGGTTCTTCGTCTTTTGCCCACCCCGCTCATGGAGGGCGAGCATTACCTGAACTCCAGCTTCGGCCAGCTGGTCTTTCAGGAACCGGGCGAGGTGGAGTTGTATGCGGGCTGCGCCGGGGTCATCACCGTCTATTCGCCCCTGGAGCTGACCCACCTCGCGGGGATCGACCCGCGAACCATCCAGGAGGGCCGCCGCGCCCGGCGAGCCGTGTTCGAGGTCATGGAGCGGCGTCGGCGTTCCGGCAGGCTCGGCTGGACCTCCTGCGTGCTGCCCAGTCCCGCCCTGGCCAATGCCGCGGGGCTGTCCCTGGACGAGTACGAGGAGCGCTGGCTGCGGGCCTGCTGGCTGAACATGCCCAGCCCGGTCAAGGAGTGGCGGCGCATCCGCGAGGAATTGTCCGAAATTTCGTCCTGGCTCGACTCCCTGGACATGGAGAGCGTGCACGTGCAGGCCGCCAACGTGGACCTGACCTTCGCCCCCGGCGACAACCGCCGCTTTCGGGGCATGCTCGGCACCAACGTGCCCGGCAGCGAGGTGTTCATCTCCCCCGACTGCCGCAGCGTGCGGGGCCGTTTCTGGTCCGACCTGCCGTCGGTGGAGCTGGGCAGGGTGGTTCTCGGCGCGCGGCTCGACTTCGAGGGCGGTGTCGCGGTCCGGGCCGAGGCGCAGACCAACGCGCAGTTCTTGCAGCAGCGGCTGTATGCGGATGCCGGGGCGCGCAAGGTGGGCGAGTTCGCGCTTACGGACCGTCGCTTTTCCCGCGTGGACCGATTCATGGCCCACACCATTCTGGACGAGAACCACGCGGGCGAGCACGGCAGTTGCCACATCGCCCTGGGAGCCTCCATCCCGGCCACGTTTTCGGGTCCGCAGGAAATTCTCACGCCGGAGATGGAGCTGGCGCTCGGCTTCAACTCCTCCGGGGTGCACTGGGATCTGGTGAACACGGAAGACAAGCTCGTCACGGCGAAGACCGCTGACGGCTCCGAGGTCGTCATCTACGAGGACGGGGAGTTCCGGCGCTAG